From a region of the Lentilactobacillus curieae genome:
- the folB gene encoding dihydroneopterin aldolase, protein MYKITVNNMQFHSHIGVLPEERVVGQPLQIDLIAEINAKPENDDLNSTVSYADFYPTIKRIIDKSNDKLLETLADKIISKIKQIDNRITRLTVRIRKINLPVDGVFDNVEIEVTE, encoded by the coding sequence ATGTATAAAATTACCGTTAATAATATGCAATTCCACAGTCATATTGGGGTTCTCCCTGAGGAAAGGGTTGTTGGCCAACCGTTGCAAATTGATTTGATAGCCGAGATTAATGCAAAACCAGAAAACGACGATCTCAATAGTACGGTAAGCTATGCTGACTTTTATCCAACTATTAAGCGAATTATTGATAAGAGTAATGATAAATTACTTGAGACGCTCGCAGATAAAATCATCTCCAAGATTAAACAAATTGATAACAGAATCACCCGATTGACCGTTAGGATCAGAAAAATCAACTTACCGGTTGATGGAGTTTTCGATAATGTAGAAATTGAGGTAACAGAATAA